From the genome of Solea senegalensis isolate Sse05_10M linkage group LG21, IFAPA_SoseM_1, whole genome shotgun sequence:
AAATTCTtccttttaaagctgcagtgtgtaactttcaaaTGTAAACGCACGTCCACTGCATTCAAGATGCTTAAGTGTTTCCGCTGTTTGGAAACGAACCAAATCGGACAGAGAGTTCAAGTGACcaatttaaaccaaaacaaccaATCTATGAGTCTTTATTTATCCGCTTATGTAAACACGCATGTTCAGACTCTAATGTCATACGTGTTGTTATGcatctccctctgtctgctGGACATGggagccatttttttttctttcctgtgtgtgtttcttggaGATCTGCAGTTCATATAAACTTCAAGAATACTGCGGGGGAGAGAAGGCGTTTGTCGGAGAGAGTGAGACGCTTTCTCTCTGTGAGGGTTTGTACGAGGCAGATAATAAAGACAGGATGAGGTGGGAGTCGTCTGACTCATTCATCCTGCAGCTTTGCATCCACTGGGACTGACGTGAGCTCACAGACAACCAGGAGAAATCCACTTCCTCTCAAGAAATATCCACATGTTGTGATCTGTGTCTTATTGCTTTTTAGATATATGATCAGCCAATGCATATCCTCCACCCTCATTTATGTTGTTCCAAACATGTGAGTCAACGGAAGTGTGAAGCTGGAGGCAGTCAGAAACAAtaacagtcacatgactcaatGTATGAAATTCTTGATACAAGTGATCAGCGTCGCCATTGTGGAATAAAAGATTCAACTGAGACCAAACCGTCAAATCCAACACCAATGTCTCCATCACTGTGAagtgtcattgttttatttgtttgttggtcTGTTGTTTGAGTGTCTGCATCATAGGCTGCCAGATATGGAGCATTACTGATTCATTAcgtttaatgtgtttttttggcctCATGTTTCGATCTCCTCTTCACTCAGAGGGAGATATTCAGCTCTTTTGTGGTTGTCCATTAGGTGCTGGTCACTAATTGCTGGTTACTGGTATTTCTTTTCTGCAGCCTGATAACACAGCGATGAACTGTGTGTGAGTAGTGGGCGtgaaccaaaaacaacaaaatgagtCACTATACTTCATCACCCCGATTGACCCATGTATAAGCAGTTATTAATATATTATCATCGATATAAAGCCGCTAATAATAGCTGCTTCCCATTTTGTCTGCAGAGGCAGGAGCAGCTGGACATGGCTGAGGTCATGTTGCTCTTGCAGCCCGCTGTGTTTGGGTGTTCCTAAAATAACAGAAGCCCATTCCTGCTCACACGAGGAGGCAGGATGCAGAGTGTGGGAGATTAGGTCCAAACTGAAGTCACTGGCACCGCCTCAGACGAGTTTGACtcctgttgttttctgctctaCACTCCAGCATTTGATTCTTCTGCCATTCAGTCAGCACAGGGACAAGAAGAGAACACACAATAATCAAGGTGAGGGATGAGAGTATGACAAATGAGGCACAGTTTACTGTTTTCTCCTTCCTGTCTTTAGTTTATGATTCaatacttttcattgacagttggtaaaataattaaaaatcatattaaaaaattataataaaaaaaaaaagtaaaaaaatctccaaacacaagcaATGAATgacaacgagagagagagagagagcgggaaaTATGATGTCGTCATTTTCCTAAAGTATCTTATCTGTCTACACGGAAACGCGAGGCGTTTTCAATTTTATACAATTATGTGACGaaaaccccccccccccacattttttaaagcccgaatatgtgacctataaacacacgcccccaggatgtccatataaagagttgtgtattatttaccgtgggtgcacctgcggcacagacccgtgccacgtgagcactaagagTTAAACCCCCAAATCAGGATAATCTGTGTCATTCTGCAGAATTTTAAtctataccaggggtgtcaaacatacggcccgggggccagaaccggcccgccagagggtccaatcggcccacaggatgaatttgttaaaatttcacatctaatctaaacgtaatgtcaaatgctccagatacccgtgactaaatgtttgtgcctttatagatccagtgcgatgtgtaaatagtcaatttaggcatgatattgttgaaattgcacttatatttctcaagaaatttcatgttttgtaaaattatccttcagtaaatgtaaaacaaaggagaaaaaacaaaggggttattgttgttcataggttattattctattattttgctatttttactggtccggcccccttgagatcaaattgtgctgtatgtggcccctgaacaaaaatgagtttgacacccctgctctatactgtatgtatgaaacCAGAACAACATCTGGCACCAGAGAATAAAGTGAAGTTAATGCTGAACCTGATAAGCAGCATTTCACACATTTAGTCCACTGCTGTAATTCTAAGCCTTCAGTTTAAGTTGGGAATGGTGAACACTGCCCCTAGAGGGCGCAGAGAGTATTACTCACATGCTACATAACCATCATTCATGTATATTGTTAAAATCATACTGTGAGTTGGACGCTGCCAGCAGCTCTGTTGCAGTTTGGATGACtatctatatttatttttgatttatttgtctttttattaacatatttccagaaaacacagacaaatgtttattattattattattattattattattattattattaataataataataataataatatattattattgtattatatgtttataggtcacatattcaggctttaaaaatgcatttttattttatgtcacatttttagtagagatataaagtagcagtagttgtgcagaagtcacaaaaagagcgtttttcttttctttttgttcataaaaacgagacaagtgaactttgaactcaggtgtgtttatacagtaggtgaaaatatgtatatttcttCATCAGATTGCGTAGGATGTGCTGAAATACTGCGTTCTCAGGGTTAAAGATGTTCAGTTTActatgtttttccttttagataatttaataattaataataatgtcagGGTGAAGCATCACTGCCTGTCACTGTTTGTCCTTCATAAAAACAGACTAGAAAACGAGGTCAAACCGGACCATTGTTATCGTCCtattgtcctgtgtttgttcaAGTAAATCCACGTCACATGCCGACGTGTCAAAGcgctttctttttctctctgtcagaggaaaacagaaagCAGCGGCGCGTTGTAGGATGGACGTCCATGTGACGACTGTAACACAGGAAGCAGATGTTTGTTTCAGATGTGCTGCTGCTACACAGAGGACGGAGATGCATCACGCCTCTTATCTGAACGACCTGAAATACTGAATGGTTGTGTATTTCACAGTTaacaaacgtgttttttttgtgttcatggAACAACGTGAGATTAGAGGTTGAAATTGTGGTTTTGTTGCGCTGTGTTTGTCTGACGGTAAACAGAACCTCTCTGACCTTTCACCctaaatatgaaaacaacatgtgtatatgtgtgtgtgcgatgaTGCTACAGTAAACTGCAGAGCACGACCGATGATGCCTCGGTGTCGCGTTCTGAGTCATGCGGAATGTTTTTCAGCTGCGGTGACGTCGCAGGCGGGGACGTGGAGACAATACATCACAGAGTGAGCTGTCGCACGCTCTGAGGTCGAGCAGATGCTCGTACCGAAAACATCGACGCCCACCCCTCTCCTAAACAGTTTAGAGGAAAACAGGACAGAGGTCACATCTGCGATCAGCTGGACACAAGTGATCAAAGGGAGAGtccaaaatgaaagcaaaagaGACAGCAGGCAGGACATTTTTGGCCTTAATGATAAGAATGTCCATATCTCTTAGCGTAATTCACATTAAATAACAGAGTCCGGTGTTTTCCTCTAGAGAACTCTGATGATGGTGATAGGAGAAACTGACCAGTCTCAGTGCAATTTGATGCCAACGTAGATACTATTGATACTATTATACTATTGTTACTATTGCTGTAGCGTGAGAACTGGGGAAGTGTGTAACAGGTTTATGTTTTATCAGTCCTTTACTGAGAATATGTCAGTTTTCTTTATGTGACGGTTTCTATGCGtatacttggtataaaaagctTGAGAACCACTGAACTGTGTCGCCAAGGTCTGTCTGAGTCCACCAAAGAAGTATAAATGTTCTCTCTGGTGAGCATGTGTgatcaaaaaagcaaaaagcatCAGTGTCCAACGCGACCACATCCTCATTCTGTCTACTGAATTTGAAATAATACCGTCAGGTCAGCGTTTTAAATAACCGTTTCCGTAAGTCCTTCACCCCATTAGTCATCAGAGTGACTTATTAAACaagacttatttattttattcctccTTGAAACGTCACTGTCTTGTTAATTGCTCCGAGTGGAACAGTTCAATTTCTCCAAAATAACCAGTCACAACCATTCCATCCTTCCCTTGGCGTAGCAGAGTAAAACAGTACAGTAAGGTCAGGATGGAGCTAGACCGGCTCCACCCATGACTGTCATCTGATGGACGTCCTCCATTCTTGTCCATCGTGTTGTTGTCTggtgtagagctgaaacgattaatcgatgaatcgattattaatcgattactacattaatcggcaactattttgataactagtttgatgctttttctttatgattaaaacaagatttctgattgttcaagcttcttaaatgtgaatattttcttcccCGAACACGTCTACGGACACAAACTtcactcaacaggaagttggctgTTTTGAATTAAGCTGCCatttcgccacaaaacaggaagtgccctgtaacttcgccgtacattgaccgatcgcctCGAAACTTCATCCAAACACAAGAGACCGACCCTGAACACAAACTGGAAGTCTAATTTAGCCGACACAAAACTtcactcaacaggaagttggacAGTTGAATTTAGCCGCCatttcgccacaaaacaggaagtgccctgtaactttgccttacattgaccgatcgcctCGAAACTTCATCCGTGACACATGAGACCGACCCCAAACACGTCTACGGACACAAACTtcactcaacaggaagttggccttTTTTAATTTATCCGCCatttcgccacaaaacaggaagtgccgtgtgactttgccgtacattgaccgatcgcctCGAAACTTCATCCGtaccctgaacacgtctacggaCACAAATTtcactcaacaggaagttggctgTTTTGAATTAAGCCGCCatttcgccacaaaacaggaagtgccctgtaactttgccgtacattgaCCGATCACCTCGAAACTTCATccgtgacacaagagaccgacccGGAACACATCTACGGACACAAACTtcactcaacaggaagttggccgtTTTGAATTTAGCCGCCatttcgccacaaaacaggCAGTGCCGTGTTTTTGGACAAGAGGACAAGATGTCCTCTTTGGCTCATCTTTTGGCAGGGGCTCAGTGAAGTCAGAGAGTCCCGGCCCcaaagtgtttgtatttaacaaCCTGTATATAAGTGTCATGTTTTTGAGCAGCACTCAGgaacagaacacaaacaactgACGTCTGTTTCACTGATTTTAATCACAAGTAGATCCTTCACAGTGAACATATTCCTACTAAAACACAAGCGCTGAAGGCTGAACGAAAACTGTGCTCATGTCTGGACAAGCTTATCATTTTCAGAAAGACATTTCCTCATGCACTCACCCAGAGCCCCTTTTCTGCTTATTACCTCATTCCACGTTTCCTCTAGGGTTCAAGAAGTCAACACAGAAAGTGACCAACACCTCCACATGTGTCGTACATACTGTACTGAGTGGAATTTatgataatattttttattgtaatttagcCATTTTAAAGCCTCAAAGATTAAAAAGCAAACGAGCGAAGACAACAGTGGGTTATGGAAGTTATGGAAGTATGGAACATACGAACGAGTGTGGCTCAGTCAGTATTGTCACCTTTAAATCTCATGAAATCGATATCACAGTAATGTGACAAAGATCTTACATGTGAGGATGTGCCACATGGGCATGTTAAAACAGAAACGGGCAGGAAACCACTCTGGGTGAAGATGTTTTCTGTGTTGCCCCCCTCAACATCAGTAGATGTGGGGGGAGGAGGTGTTTCCGACTTGAATACACCCACACAGGCGCAGCAGACAGAGGAGACGCTGTTGAAATGTGaagcagagaagaggagacaaCAACAGCCCAACGACAGGAGAGAGATCTGcgtttgagtttgagagtgCTGTTCaaacaagaaggaaaaatgggaaaacttgtctttattctcatttttcttctctgcatAAGTGGCTCTCTTCAGAAGAAAGGTGAGTGATAGTTTATCTGTGTTTCTTCTGTGAACATTCAAGTCTTCTTAAATGATTTGGTGTCTgccatgtttctcttttattaCAATGAGATCATTATGACTTTTGTTTTAGCTAAAGAATGTTAATGTGTGCTGCGGTCGATCTGCAAGTTGATGTGGAAACTTTAAAGCAAGCTGGAACTTGCAGAGCCGTCTCACTGACTCAcaacaaatgtcacattattaCAACACAAACTGGTTTGTTATCAGTATTAGAGATCAATCAGGTTTATTGATTGAAAATTAAACTCTGATAAAACACTgtcattaacaaaaaaacaactgtcctTTCTCTTTGAAATCGGAAAATCTTTTGACttttgaagagaaaataaaaaccttattcACGTTTCCCTTGTTTTAAATCAGACTTTGTTGCTTTTTATCACATAcagaagaaactgaagaaaacaaactatAATTAAAGTGTATAtttgcataaacactgacattgaaGTGTTTTCTGAGtattaatttattaaatcaGATTAATTGATCGGATCAGATTCATTTACAGGACAGATAAGTTACAACTCAGGAcgaaacaatacatttaatttaaacctTGATGTTAAATAACATAGAATTTGGTATAAATAACAGACAGTCGATAATTGTTTTgctcataaataataatgatttatagTTATTAGCTTTAGTGGCTAAATCTGCTGTGAAGCATCTTGTACACTGTccctgataaaaaataaatataacaagCTAAAGTGAAAAGAGAGTAAACTttctttgtgttgctgttgtttgtgttgcagggaAACCAAAAAGCTCCAAAGTGAAGAGAAACAGCTCTTCACAAGAGTTTCCCGTGCCCAGAACATTTTTTGGGGAACCTGACGTTCAGCCAACCCACTTTGTCGCAAATGGGACTCAGGCTCCGCTTTTATCTCATTCTCTTCCAGCATTGAAGTCGCTCAGTAACAGCACAGCAGGTTACCTCAGCAGCCCCCTCAGCACTCGGGTCATCCCCATCATTTACATGTTGGCGGTTGCTGTCGGCGTCCCAGCCAATGTCGCCATCCTGTACACGCTGGCGTCTAAAATCCGGAAGGTGTCCTCCGCCATCCTGTACTGCAGTCTGGCTCTCTCtgacctcttcctcctcctctccctcctcttcaaGGCTCACTAccatctccatggtaaccactGGGATCTTGGAGAGACGGCCTGTCGAGTGGTTACGGCCTGTTTCTATGGCAACCTCTACTGCTCGGCACAGACGCTGGCCTGCATCAGCATCAAGCGCTACCTGGCTGTAGTGCACCCCTTCAAGTACAAGGCCCTCCCCAAGAGGATGTGCACCGCCTGGGTCACGCTGGCCGTGTGGGCGGTGTTCGCAGCCGCCGTCGTCCCCGAGCTCCTCGTCCAGCAGAGTTACTGGCTCCCTGAGCTGGAGCGCATCACCTGCCATGACGTGCTCCCTCTGGGCAGAGACTCCCACAGCTTCCTGCTCTACTACAACCTCATCCTGACCGTCCTTGGCCTCCTGGTGCCGCTGGTCACCTCTGTGGTGTGCTTCTGCAGAATCATCTGTGAGCTCAACCAGTCCCACCACGACTGGACCCTGTACATCAAGGCCAGCTCACTGGTGTTCGGCATCTTCCTGGTGTGCTTCACCCCTGCCGGAGTTCTGCACTTCCTCCATTATGTGAAACTGTTTGTGAACAGAACAGAGAACCTGTACATGTACTTTAACGTGGCCGTGTGCTTGTGCTGCCTCCACGCGTGTCTGGACCCTTTCCTCTTTGTCTTGATGTCCAAGTCTGTGGGGTCAACACGATACTTGAGGGCCTTCAAAGGCAAGACTTTGAGCATATCTGTTTAAGAGACACATGTTCCGCCCCTTCCCCCAAAGACTGGTGTTATGGTGATATTTTGGAGCTGATGTGGAGGTGAATGCTCTCTGTGGCTGgaaccagagagagaaagcaaaaaGACCTCTACTGCACCAAGAGATGGACTTGGCCTTTGTTTCAATCATTAGGATCAATAGATCTAAACAATCAGGGTGTTTTCTTGACTGAGAAGCTAGCAGTTAGCATGTTGCTACATTTCCTTCAGTGCAATTTAGTCTATATTGGTAAATTACGCAATAAGCTGTGTTTGGATTGTCAGAAATTGTCTTGGGAATCAAAATATCTGATAATAACAGTTGCATGGCACCCTTTTGTTGCAGTACCTTGTACAGTAGTTTGGTACCTGAACGGTGGAGTTAgaccacatgtgtcaaactggtgaggcccgcccaccactgtgcaaggtgatggaatagagacggaatataagactaaatgtatttgctggCAATAtgtttataatagtaataagacattcggttgtaatcattgctttattaaatgtattacactcaacatgaaattacatatatttaagctgttttaatcacaattatcctggTCATTATTTgataaattttcaatttaattccctgtttttgtgtatttttttttactgtgaatcAGTTAATACCAAAACAAGAATTTTaatgcaattctgtctaatatcataatgaatatcttatattgcccaccggcgactaaatagttgtttttcccattattttcctctgtgtcggcccctgcttgaccagactagatgctcattggcccccaggtcatttgagtttgacacacaCTAGATCACTTCTGTGCAACAATGGGAATGGGAGAAGCACAAAAGAGGAAGGATTTAAGGCCGCCTGTGTTTCATTTCctacacattttctttgctttcacaCTGGTATGATGTTGTGCTACATACATGACGAAGCTTTCGCAGCTGTCGCAGCTTTCACAATCTGGCCTACACACCCCACTGTTCCAGTTAACCCTACTGTGCCAAACTGCTTAGTGCTTGGAAATGCAGTTTATACTTCTGTTACAAATGAATCATTTgcataaagctttattttatgTCCTCCGCCTCttgacttgttgtttttctctcgtCACTCCCTAAAGTGCACTCCATTGTTGAAACGTTTTGCACCAGGTTAGTAGCACGGGTAGTGTAGTGGTTTTTCGACCATATTCTTATTAACCCTAAgcaaagttaagttaagttagtttttattaatccccttagggaaagtattcctctgcatttgacccatcctagaattaggagcagtgggctgccacactgagtagcgcctggggagcattgggggttgggtaccttgctcaggggtaccccagccctttttggccgggtggggatttgaacagGCAATCCTAGTATTTAAGGTTCTCACCAAATTGACATTGCCGTAGAccaacattatttatatagtaCATAAATGTATGTCTTATGAATCAGCGTGTCAGCAAAactattgttttgttcttgtttttttgtttaatgtccATTATGTTAAGGTTTCGtgaaaaatgaacacaacatgAACCTTGCGTGAGATCCTCCTCAAAAATATGGGGAGTCGTGGCCACAGACCATGAACAATGTGAGattattcacacacagataGAATCGAAGCATTTCTGCTTTGTTTATCCAACCGAAAATTAGCCTCCTCTCGCTGTCTCGCTGTCACTAAGATGGCATTTCCTGCTCAGCATGTGACACGATTTGTCACAGATCTCCAGCTCGCAAAGGTGA
Proteins encoded in this window:
- the LOC122757977 gene encoding proteinase-activated receptor 3; amino-acid sequence: MGKLVFILIFLLCISGSLQKKGKPKSSKVKRNSSSQEFPVPRTFFGEPDVQPTHFVANGTQAPLLSHSLPALKSLSNSTAGYLSSPLSTRVIPIIYMLAVAVGVPANVAILYTLASKIRKVSSAILYCSLALSDLFLLLSLLFKAHYHLHGNHWDLGETACRVVTACFYGNLYCSAQTLACISIKRYLAVVHPFKYKALPKRMCTAWVTLAVWAVFAAAVVPELLVQQSYWLPELERITCHDVLPLGRDSHSFLLYYNLILTVLGLLVPLVTSVVCFCRIICELNQSHHDWTLYIKASSLVFGIFLVCFTPAGVLHFLHYVKLFVNRTENLYMYFNVAVCLCCLHACLDPFLFVLMSKSVGSTRYLRAFKGKTLSISV